DNA sequence from the Thunnus maccoyii chromosome 7, fThuMac1.1, whole genome shotgun sequence genome:
ATTGGTAGGGTGTGATGTTCATTTCAGCATACCTATGTTTTACCACGtgaattttatttcaataaaatgtttaactttACAAGTGGTTAACCAGTTATTCCACACAATAGTGTTTACAAGTAAGTGGCAGCAATAGTTAATTTCTGtgaattaaaattttaatgttGCAACTAGATTAGTGGATCATGAGAGACAAATTTACGCAAATACTTTAACATGTTGTAAATTCCTACAATCTGTAACTTTAACGCATGATCGGAGTATTAGACCACTTTTTTTAGACCACTCTGGTGTACAGAGTGAATGCactatgttttttgtttttttcttacagtaCAACCACTGTAGCGACTGCACTTGACACTAAGCAGGCAGCCATGTTGGCAACATAGGTAAGCATGATCAACTACTCACTCCAGCACAGTGAACAGCATCAAGGTCACCACCAGTGCACACAGAGACGCGCCAGAACCAATGAATGTCAGCTTGGTCAAAATAAGCTCTTCCTCGGGACTCCACTGGGACAGAAGAGAAAGTGTGGGcgtgtgagggagagagagaggggaaggttGTCAGAGTGGCCTGGTTGTTAATGAGCAGTCATCCCATTACTAAAATATCACGGGTTTTCATCTTATTCCCTCTCAAATACACTGACACTCCTGCCGCTAAACTGAATTTATATAATAgctaaatgccaaaaatgtacAATGCATTTTTCAACAGGATAGGGACACAAGGAGTGACACCTGCTGGTTAATATAATGTACTGCAAATCCTATCCATAATTTTAGAGGTCAAAGATCATGACCTGGATTTAGACttcaaatcaatttattttatgtattgtaAATTGTATTAATCATTTCTATggcaaaaacattttgtcacaaTTATGAAAAAGTAACTATCACGTATGAACAATATGACATAAGCTCTAAAAGCTACTTATAACCTTAACCAGTTTTAATTTGAGTCAAACAGAAAGTCAAACAGATAGTATACTTTACAGTACATTTTCCCTCATGCAACCTCTGATTCAGTATGTGTGATTTTACTTACtgcatcataaaacatctcCTAAGTTACCTTTGATTCCAGGTAATTCATCAGTACTGCAAAGTTAGTGGTGTGGTTACACAGGCAGGAAGTGACACCAGAGCTGGCAAAGGTCACTCTGCAACCATCACTGGACCAGCTATTGGCATGACTATGCCTGCAaagcacaacaaacaaaaacacaaaaacacaatcacaaacTGATCCAATTCAAAGAgtagaaacatttaatttttaacacAAAGAATTTGTCTATAGACTCTATTTTTCTGAGGATATCTTGTTTTGGAGTGAAACACCTCAGCAGCACTGAAAGAGTGGTCTATgtcttaaaaaacacacaataagaGACAATATACTCTAGCTTATTGgaaatgagctgtttttaatatttaccCAACAAACTAATCCAGACAACATAAGTGGCCCACTTCAGCATTGCCtgaagtgggccacttcaggtAATAATgcagcactgctggccttcttctggcccagacaaaatgaatgtgagcctgaaatggcccacatgtaaaatttCCAAATATGGCTCAAATATCCCAAACCAAATGTGGGGCTTTTCTGGTAGAGATGTGGTGCCCTCGGGTATGTGAATTCTGGAtgtggtttatctggtttgttcttggtcGACATATGGCATTGTTatggcttgcttgtggcccagatctggggAAAAGGAGCGGACCACCCGAGTGCCATCATTCCAAGCGGTATGTGGGCTGGATGAAAGTGTCAAAAGTGTCGGGTGTGGGccggatctgggccacagcaataTTGCTATCTGGGAAATCACATTAACTTAACAGGCCTGTTTACGTCACAAAGTTGTTGGTCAAACTTACATCAGGCTGAAATTCCAAAAGGCACAAACAGGAGTAACTCTCTGTGAATACTCCacctacaaacaaaaaaaaacatgtttgcatttgtttttcttctctgtctttttctctcaacataTTATTTTGGACTTCTAAAATCCCTGTGCTTCTTgcggggaaaaaaaatcctctgtgATGACATGGTCTATTTGGTAATTATTTCAATTACAACTCCACCATACTACTATAGTCTGCCATCAGCATGAATTTCAGTCAGAACTCCATGTTTTAAGGGTCAGGAGGCTTTTGGACAAATCAAAACTACACTGCAAAAAGTAGCCATCATAACAAATTGCGGGCCAGTAAAGTCGTAGTAGTTGCAAACAgatatatgtgtttatttatctatttgtcagcaactataactcctcctgtgggcacacaatataaaatatgtctacATAGGAGAATGTATAATCGTATTAATACTGTAGATTAATATACGATATCCCTTGTTATTCTACATTTAGAACCTTACAAAAGTCTTTTAAATACCATTTTAAGCATTGAAATGATAGCAACACCAAATCATCACATAGTaccaacatattttttctgtgatCAGCTTTTCCTCAACCCCACCCGCTGACAGTACCACATGTGATGAGGAAAGGGTGTACTGGACGGCCACAGGGATAGTTTGGGCCTTGGATGTGTCACGGACGGTGGCTGATATGACAGCAGAAGCCAGGTGACCTGGGAGAATTCTGGGAAAGCGGAAAATGGTTACCAGTTACAACTTACAACTTCAAAGTCATGAACAATTTAAAAATTTTGATCCAATTTGCAGGTATCCACTGTCTGAATCATCCCAAGTTTAAGGTGATGAAAGTAACCATGCAATCACACCTGGAAGAATTTCTTTGGTTCAATCCAAAGTGGATAAGTTAACTTTCAGatttacttttttgtatttGGTTTGATTGCTTTCACTGGTGAGAAACCCTTCAATCAGATTTGAAACAatgtggagaggaggaaagtACCTTTATatagttttacatgttttcagtaAGATTTAAGTGTTGTTGGGTTATCGTTTTTAATAAGGAAATAACCTTTATTGTATCTAAAGTTGAACATTGTGGTTTCTGCAGATGAGATGCTTGTAACAATTGATTTCAAGAACTGCTgagttataaaaacaaaattaaaagaaagtCAAGACAAGCTGAATAAGACTGAGGTGTTTATCATGAGTGAGTTGACTTTCAGAATAGTAAGAGACAGATAGAAGACACAGTAACTGAGAACATAAGAGTATTCCACATGTAAATTACAGCCAACCTTTTAACTTTCTCTTGTTGACTCTGTGGAGGTTCCTGTGCATCAGATACAATCTCACTCAGGTGGCTGTAGTGGGTATgaataaacatcacttcctcaTATCCTGATTGGAGAGAAGGGAGGCACAGAGAAATGTTAGTTTTTAGCCTCTCATGATACAAAATTGTTTGTTGAGCATGATCATCATCAGTTCCAACAGTGCCCCACTTCACAGATACCTACTTTCAAATTCAGCGTTCAGCGCTGGTTCcaaaatttacattatttttatttttcactacAACTCTTTTCACTAGACAAACCATCTACATCCAGattaatatgtttgtttgttttttaccttatattgtattgttttatattgttgctTTTGATATTAACATTAAACCAAAGTATTCAGTtagttattttgataatcatttacACATAAGAACCAAATACAGTCTAAATGTGACAGTCTTTGCTGAGTTTGATAAATGGATGATTCTTATCAACAAAGTACAGAGCTGCTTTAACGATGTAGACAATGAAGGCTTTCTTTTTCAACTAATAAGTATATTTAACCATAAGGCAGCAGGAAGAATGGAATGTGCTTTGTATCAGGTATGAGCTTAGATTTTTCTTTCGAGAcagagtgaaatgaaaaatacattttacaagttCTAATCCTGTGTCTGTATTAATTATTCACTAATGTCTTGTTACATGCTATacgtgttaaaaaaaaaagtagtaataATAGAGTAGTTCTATATCAAAATCCCTCTCTTGAACTCAGGGGCAGTTTAATAAATTTATCTGATTAAGTAAGTAATTGAGAGCAGCAGGAAGATATTTGGGCACATGTGCATGTCATCTATATATTAAATCATGTAACACATATTTGTACAGTATCATACTTAGAAGATACATAGAAGATTTTTCCTTCCCATTTGGGTTAGGCTCTATGACAAATGTATTTTCGTGTGTGTTTCCTACCCAGTGAGTGTATCCTCTGGAGCTCAGCATCTGGGATAAGCAGTTCATCCTGACCACCTCTGCTGGTGGTGTGAGAGCTGACCGCAGATGGCTTGAAGGATTGAGTACAGCTCTCCTCAGACAGCTTCTGCCACTTCATGTGCACATCTGGCCACAAAGACAGCAGAGGACACCCAGGCATAAAGACAAATTAACAACAACCATACCCACAGAAATGCAagaagaatattttatttatctgtcatctgacttttttctctcttctagTGAAATGTGTTCCAGAcagctttgtgagtaaaatgtttgtgagtaaaatgttcagcTGTGAAATCCAATCTTTCTACAATTTCTCCATCAATTTTGATCACCACTAAAACTGTGCCTCCTGTATTTTGAACTAAGCACTGACAgacaataattattttctttgataTGTGTTATGATGTTTTCATTACCTATATTTTTGGTTGAAAGAGTGAATCCTCTTCTCTCAACAGACATTATGTCTGCAAGAGTTTCAGTGAGATTGTCAATGCTCTTGACAATAGTAAATGGCCCCACGCTGACCTGTACAAGAAACACAGACCCAGCAACAAAGTCAGACTGAGATTCATGGAGGAGAAAGGATGACTTTGTGCAGTTAAGCAAGTTGATAAAATGCTTATATACCGTGTTTTGGGCCATTTTacaattttctttctctcaaaaaactgacaaatacaTAACTCTTTCTAAATGTATATGTGATGAAAAAGACCTTAAGGGCATACtttgcaggattttcctaaaaacaatgtatagactcatacaaaaataatctctctcaatcatcacttatgactcTCTAAAAGTGTGTGGCGATGTATatatctacagagactctgccctctgcctgtattttcttattattttgctgtgtttgggatgtttctgggcgtcaacctttgggTAGTAGGTTTGTAGCCTCCAGCCAATATCAGCATGCATGGTGcacaaaatccagcaatgtGGCACCTTCTTGCAGGATTGTGCGGcagtgtgggcatgtttatttgtgctttagaatgcAACCACCATtgaacaatcagaaaataacgttcgatttatctgattcactgctttgctCTTGCTAGTGCactccatctcttcattcactctctagctcacttgaccactgctgctctctctcgtTCTGGTGTCATTGCACCGGGGAAGAGGGGACAACTTTGAATGATGTGTTaacaaacaccaaccaacaaatcctgcatagtgtgCCTTTAAAACATCAGTCTACAAAAAGGGCAGGTAACAGCAACACCAAGAACACAATCTGGATGTAACCATTCCTCAAATTATTGAGGTTGGAGATATCATAAAACATGGCAAGAGACCTTACTAAGACCTTGTTTGGTTGTTACATATACGGTTCTTCCACACAACCCAGAAACATCTTaggtttgtttttctgactgGTTAGACAGGGTTTCCAGCATTAGCTTGGCTACCATATCATACTAACTACTTCCCAGGGTAAACAGAGGATTttctcttcatccctcaccccaTCCTCTGTCAGGCCCATCCACTGCGTCGCCATATGGGGCTCCAGCATCAAACTCGCCACCTTTAAATAGTTGGTAGCAATGGACACCATTGCCTCTGCTGCATCAGCTCCAGCAGAGTTAGTGCTAGCCAGTGCAGTCAGGTCCATCTCAATCATCTGGGAGAGGTAGAGGACATCACTCGACGTGAGGAGGTTTGGGCTACCGGCCTCCACTGTGTGTAGGACAGCCTGGGTCAGGTGCTGCAGCAAGGTCAGGTCTCTGTCCCAGGAGATGTTGAcgctcagctcctccatcacctAAGGAAGAAAAGCATATATAAAGATTTCAATTCACCAAGTACAAGAGGTTCTCTACTATTTTGACCCAGGAAATAAGTCCTGACAAATATCCCATGTTGGGGAAGTTACTCAGAAAAAGTTATTACTCACCTAAAATTGTCACAAGATGATTTTTAAAGAGGAgagtaattttcttttttgtcatacTAGTAATACTAGTAATTACTAGATGATGTGCTACAGACAGCTTTACAACTCACAGGTTTGGTCAAAGGATCCTTGCTCAATCTGCTGAAGAATGGCGTCTTTGGTAAACTGAAAACATCTATCACTTCTGCAAATAGAGATAGAgacaaatataatacaatataatgcatTCTAATACAGCAAGACCACAAATTACAGCCTTAGAAATCACACTAGATTCAACACTGGATCAACATTGTTGACACTATGTTGACGCAGTGTCATCaacaattaaaattttaaaatgattcaaagATAGCATTTATTACAGGACTGTTAGATTGGACTGTCTGGCAATGTTCAAGTAATGTTATACTTCTATGGTCTGTCAGGGTAAGATTCAGTAAAACCAAATGATCACATTATATTAAGAATAAGGTGCATAAAAAGTTGTTATCATTGGCACCTTTTTTAAACTGGCAGACAGCGCCTTTGAGTGAGTCACACTCAGCATGGTCCCAGCTCCCGATATCAGGGTCAAAGACGCCACAATCCTTATCAGACTGAGGACCGTGGAGGAACTGAAAGGAGAAATTCTGATTCTGTGAGGAATTTCCATCCCGGAGGGAATCCAACAACGAATTTTCTAACGAAGAGATGTTACCTAGAGAAAGAAATGGTGAAGGTTATTCTTAATGTTAAAttcatgaatgaaatgaaaaaggaaCACATCAAGACCAAACGTCATGTCCAGTCATAGCAGTGTGAATAATGCTACACTTCAGAAATCTTGCAAagtcaaaataatcaaacagcACATCAAGAttgtaaaacaacacattttttaacactACTTCTGGATTCTGATGAGAGGACTGGTTGATAGAATGACTAAATCCATGGCAGTTCAGTTACAGTAGTAGTATGGCCAGTATATGTCTAAAGGGGTCTGATGAAGGACAAAAATAAGAAGTCTGACAGGGTAGAAGGTAACCAAAAGACTGCAGGATCAATCCCTGAAACAGCCAGTCCTTCAACATCAACATAACCTGAATCTCTCTGTAAGTTGCTCTTGAAAAGATTGTCAAATAAATCTGTTACCTCTGTAACTGATAATCACTGAAGGAGTGAAAGCATACTATCCTTTCTGCATGTTCAGTTCCAGGAGGGGGAGTGAGAGTTTTGGATTCTCATTACTCACTGGGGAACATGATGTCAGAACGGGAGAAGTTTGTTTTGAAGGGTGGGATTCAGGGTGACGTGAGtcacaaaacatttacaagAACTGCTAAGAGCATTACTGTTTGCCAATTACAACCTCATCACCATCTCACTTATTCTTCAGAGGGGGAGAGCAGGAGgcagcaaaagaaaacagagattTCCTCTTGCCTTCAATGTCATTAAACATCCAGTGGTGGTTaatgttaagtgtgtgtgttaactgtatgtgtatgtatatacagtaaacacacacatgtgtgtgtttgccaaaGCATGCCATAAATTCAGAAAAAGGGTAGGGATCTCTTGATCAAGCTTTTTTGCTGATCCCGCTGTGAGTCATTTAATAATGGGTACTTGCTAATACCAAGCCCTGAACTGATGTCTAAATTTTCCTACATAACACAGCTTTAGTGTGGACCAATACTATCACTGAATTCACATAGTAGCTGCTGCTTTCTATTAATTCCAGACTGCAAACTGCATTAGCAGCAGTTTGCTGTATTCACATGCTGAAGAGAGGCTCCAACATAAATGTGAAGGTGAAGTTGGCAACTTCataacataatgtaataaaaatagtGAAGTTAACAGTCCGCCTGTCTCACTTGGAAACACTCTACAGGCACTGTAGATATTGATTGTAACATTTTCTTAAGTTACTCTAGAACAGTTCTGGAAAAAAGATCTGGAATAGATCAGGAAAGGCCAAAAGTGTTCAAGATAGCACTTGGGTAAAATTCTTATCTTGTCTTAGTTTTTTGCAATAAAATGTTCTTGCAGTTTCCACACTTTGAGcccatgttttaaaatattttttcataaacagatttatttgtttgagGTGGGACACAACTAATTGTGTCCCACTGTGTACTTATTGTAACTATTTCCCTTATTATTTGATAATTCTCCTATTTCAATTAGATCAGTCGATAACAAGTTGTCAAAGCCTGTTATTTTATGCAACCAGCTGCTATGTAAATTACATCATGCTTGGACCAGATAAGACAGATGAGAGTGTGGGTGGAGAGGAAGACAGGACAGACAAAGAGCATATTTGGGTCCAGATTTATCTGCAATTTAGTCATAGGATTTATTTTATCCTGCTTGGAGTGCCAGATGGGTGGAGTTTACCACATCAGGCAAGCTCAGATTTTGGCATGTTCCTGAAAATGTGCAGTCCAAAATGACTTTCAAATGGTCTCtatgtgattatttttctaCATAGCAACCCCACCCATTCCTAGTGCTAAAGAAGTTACACTGTAAACATCATTTGAAAGTAATGCTGAACTATAAGAATGGACCTTGCGCATAGATAGGAGTCTCCTCTGTTTTTAAAGTGTAAACCATTGCTGCATTTCCCTGTACTTGGAGATTAAATCTGCTTTGATTTAGATTCTGGTAACTCTTCAGCTTCTTCCCATCCCCATGCTGCATCCTGCCTAATGTACCTTGACAAGGGCTGTCTTTCAACAGCTTCGTAAGGGAGGACTCTATTTCCATGGCTGCTTCACTCCACTTGAACACCAGCCCAGAGGAAATGGGTGAACACTCCTTTTCCATGGTGTCGATTTCGCTGCTGTCCAGTACCCGATCCCAAATGTGGAGCTCTGTGATGCTCCCTGAGAATGACTCATCCTTCTTAAATGAGCCTCCAAAGGTGTCCTGCTCCTGCCCGATAATGAAAAGACCGTCTGGGCCAATGCTGTCAGCACTGTTTAGGCCATCGCCATTGGAGATCGGAAGGCCATCAATAAATAGTGCCCAGCGTCCACCATTCTGGCTCCAAGAAACGCAGACTGAGTGCCAGGATCCGTTGTGGTCAAAGGCTTCCTTGTAAGCACCATGCTTACCATGGACCAGCAGAGCCAGCTGCACAGGCTTTCCCTGGATCAGGTTCGCACGGAGCTGGAACTCATTAATATATGACTGGATGGAATAAGAGAAGATGGTGGAAAATCCAAAGCAATTCAGATCGAAGCGGAGACGGGTGCAAACGGTCACAGAGCCCATGGAAGGGAACTTGTGTAGAAGACGGGCATTCTTTCTGTCTGAGCGCCCAATGAACTCCAGAATCAAGGTCTTGGAAGAACGTTTTTTTTCACCCCAcactgagagaggaaagaggcaTTACTATGAAGTAAAAATCCTGGCATAGCTCTTGGAAAAGATAGAAACTAATCATAAAATTAATGTTGTGGTCCTATTCCTACTGTAAACACAAGTGggaaacatttattcattgagGCTAGGAGTGTTGTATAGCAGGATCATCAGTCCCATTTTATACTCTTAATAACTTTTTAAGTCAGTGAATAAGTGGAAAGGCATCTTGGACAAGAAACACAATAAGCGTACTAGTTAAAAATAAAGAGTGCTAATATATCTACATAAAGTATCAGAAAAGGCACACTAAACCTACttttcagatgtgtgattttccTGGCAATCCACACAGGTTCAGAGATGTTCAAGGACTTTAAAAAGCTGGTTAGGTCTTGGTTCTCTGCTGGGCTGGAGACAGTGGCTAGGGCACCATCGCGCTGATCGCACAGTTCGCCTGCCGCGGACCATTTCAGCCGATCAGGGACATACTCGTAGTAGGACTCATCAAATGTAAGGGTTCTGGTTTCCAGTGTAAAAGCTGttcaaaaaaagaggaaagataTGTTGGCCAGATATTAGTGGAAAGATCTCAAAAAAGACCTTCCAGACAgcatttgtaaaataaaaaaaaaatcaggcagACATTTTAATCCTGTTGAGATCACATCTGGGGCCTCCTGCTAAAATAAATGCTCTAGTATCTGGGCCCTGCATACCTAGGTGCAACCATACATATGATTTTTAATTATTCTGGCAgattagacctcttctcagGACTGTATGGGCACTCACAGAATGTGTTCGATTACCATTTTCCTTACTATCTTCTGTTAGTTTTGTTGAAAATGCTAGGGTTGGACAAATTACACCTTTATCATTCTTATTG
Encoded proteins:
- the LOC121900138 gene encoding adhesion G-protein coupled receptor D2 isoform X4 produces the protein MRMRWLLFPNLGLLVCFHSYVSAFTLETRTLTFDESYYEYVPDRLKWSAAGELCDQRDGALATVSSPAENQDLTSFLKSLNISEPVWIARKITHLKMWGEKKRSSKTLILEFIGRSDRKNARLLHKFPSMGSVTVCTRLRFDLNCFGFSTIFSYSIQSYINEFQLRANLIQGKPVQLALLVHGKHGAYKEAFDHNGSWHSVCVSWSQNGGRWALFIDGLPISNGDGLNSADSIGPDGLFIIGQEQDTFGGSFKKDESFSGSITELHIWDRVLDSSEIDTMEKECSPISSGLVFKWSEAAMEIESSLTKLLKDSPCQGNISSLENSLLDSLRDGNSSQNQNFSFQFLHGPQSDKDCGVFDPDIGSWDHAECDSLKGAVCQFKKEVIDVFSLPKTPFFSRLSKDPLTKPVMEELSVNISWDRDLTLLQHLTQAVLHTVEAGSPNLLTSSDVLYLSQMIEMDLTALASTNSAGADAAEAMVSIATNYLKVASLMLEPHMATQWMGLTEDGVSVGPFTIVKSIDNLTETLADIMSVERRGFTLSTKNIDVHMKWQKLSEESCTQSFKPSAVSSHTTSRGGQDELLIPDAELQRIHSLGYEEVMFIHTHYSHLSEIVSDAQEPPQSQQEKVKRILPGHLASAVISATVRDTSKAQTIPVAVQYTLSSSHVVEYSQRVTPVCAFWNFSLMHSHANSWSSDGCRVTFASSGVTSCLCNHTTNFAVLMNYLESKWSPEEELILTKLTFIGSGASLCALVVTLMLFTVLDIPKSDRTSIHKNLFIALICAQVILLCSGSAIHNKVACTLVAALLHLFFMAAFSWMLVEGLLLWSKVVAVNLSEDRHMKYYYLIGWGLPVLIVTITLASASGKYSADGYCWLSVQNGVIWGFAGPVIFIIMVNVMVLTRVVVITISTAKRRSIMLAMGTSPVEQAYEQIRAAVKAVLVLLPILGLTWLCGVLVPFSIVMAYIFILLNSLQFLAAADRNDDRPNTVFVLGTFNAIW
- the LOC121900138 gene encoding adhesion G-protein coupled receptor D2 isoform X5, which produces MRMRWLLFPNLGLLVCFHSYVSAFTLETRTLTFDESYYEYVPDRLKWSAAGELCDQRDGALATVSSPAENQDLTSFLKSLNISEPVWIARKITHLKMWGEKKRSSKTLILEFIGRSDRKNARLLHKFPSMGSVTVCTRLRFDLNCFGFSTIFSYSIQSYINEFQLRANLIQGKPVQLALLVHGKHGAYKEAFDHNGSWHSVCVSWSQNGGRWALFIDGLPISNGDGLNSADSIGPDGLFIIGQEQDTFGGSFKKDESFSGSITELHIWDRVLDSSEIDTMEKECSPISSGLVFKWSEAAMEIESSLTKLLKDSPCQGNISSLENSLLDSLRDGNSSQNQNFSFQFLHGPQSDKDCGVFDPDIGSWDHAECDSLKGAVCQFKKEVIDVFSLPKTPFFSRLSKDPLTKPVMEELSVNISWDRDLTLLQHLTQAVLHTVEAGSPNLLTSSDVLYLSQMIEMDLTALASTNSAGADAAEAMVSIATNYLKVASLMLEPHMATQWMGLTEDGVSVGPFTIVKSIDNLTETLADIMSVERRGFTLSTKNIDVHMKWQKLSEESCTQSFKPSAVSSHTTSRGGQDELLIPDAELQRIHSLGYEEVMFIHTHYSHLSEIVSDAQEPPQSQQEKVKRILPGHLASAVISATVRDTSKAQTIPVAVQYTLSSSHVVEYSQRVTPVCAFWNFSLMHSHANSWSSDGCRVTFASSGVTSCLCNHTTNFAVLMNYLESKWSPEEELILTKLTFIGSGASLCALVVTLMLFTVLDIPKSDRTSIHKNLFIALICAQVILLCSGSAIHNKVACTLVAALLHLFFMAAFSWMLVEGLLLWSKVVAVNLSEDRHMKYYYLIGWGLPVLIVTITLASASGKYSADGYCWLSVQNGVIWGFAGPVIFIIMVNVMVLTRVVVITISTAKRRSIMLAMGTSPVEQAYEQIRAAVKAVLVLLPILGLTWLCGVLVPFSIVMAYIFILLNSLQIYFPPHCSKEGEREDESM